AGTTTGTTGTAAAATATAtagtatttcaaaaatattctttGTCCCACATCGAAAAATGAGAAGTATTCCATTCTCTGTCCCACATTGAGAAGTGAGAAGAGTTGCAGTCTTTTGTCCCACATCGGAAGTGAGAAGGGTTGCACCTCACTCTAAAATCTATAAATAGGATCCATTCCCTCCTCAGAAAATTACCCCAGCAGCTTCAGCTGATATCTTTTGATagctgctctctctctctctctctctctcttttatttttgttagttGATATCTTCCTGATAATTCTGTTCTCATcttcttttatatatatttatatatatctGCTGGTTTTAATTTGCTAGTTCTGGTCCTTCTAGTTTGCAACAAGAAGAAAGTTTGTCTCTCTTGTTCGCAATAAATAGAAGAAGGCTTGTTTAATCCTGGGAAAATATTTCAATTTCACgaaatagtttcttaggacagTGCTACGCACGACTCAAGCAGATAGTGTTAACATTGTTGTAGCCATTTATCCAACAATCTAAGAAACTACGGCATCTGACAGTGTTAACACTCCACAACCTTCATCCGCGGCCGTTGCAGTTGCACTACCATTCGCCAAGCCTTTTCCAGATATCGCCAAAGTTGAAGTCTTTGCcaatgaaaatttcaaaaggtgGCAAGAACGAGTACACTCACGACTCGACATCCATGGAGTGGTCTATGCACTAACGGAGTCCCAACCTGCTTCAACCACAGATGTCAAAATACAAGAATCGTGACAATATGCCAATAAGGTATGTAGACATACTATTTTACAAACACTCttaaatgaattatttgacGTGTATTGTAGCTATATGCAAGCCAATAAGTCCCAGTATAATAgaccaaaaaatttcaattacAAGCCTAATATTCCCAactttaagaaaaagaaaggcaatTGCCATTATTGTAGAAAATCAGAACATTATGCTGCCCTGTATAGATACAATAAAGGTGACAAAGCAAATGGTAATCCTCCTAAGGTTAATTTAACCAAAGGAGATGAAATAATTGCTGCAGTCATCTCTCAAGTGAACATTGCAGCTAATGTTAAAGAATGGGTGGTAGACTCTGGGGCTACTCGGCACATATGTGCAAAGCGAGAAGCGTTTTCCTCCTATACTTCAATAGGGGATGATGAAAAAGTAGTCTACCTTGCAGACTCACGAACTGCTAAAGTTCTGGGTAAGGGCAAAGTACTATTGAAACTCACTTCAGGAAATACTTTGGCTCTTAATGATGTGCTGCATGTTCCAAATATTCGGGCAAATCTTGTTTCTGTGGCTTTGCTTGGAAAAGTTGGGGTGAAAGTGTCATTCGAATCTGATAAaattataatgacaagaaatAATGTGTTTATTGGGAAAGGCTATTGTAATCAGGGACTTTTTGTACTTAATATTTCCAATGTGATCAATGAAAATGCATCTTCTTCTGCTTATATTGTTGATTCCATTTCTTTATGGCATGCTAGATTGGGACATGTTAATATTGGTtatataaagaaaatgcaatcaTGTGGTCTAATTTCTGGTATTAATGATAATATGGACAAATGTGAAACATGTGCGGAAGctaaaataacaaagaaaagtTGTATAACTGTCCATAGAGAAACTgaattattaaatttaattgatACTGATTTAGGTGATTTAAAACAAACAATGACTAGAGGTGGGAAAAGGTATTATGTCACATTTATAGATGACTATTCTAGATATACCAAAGTTTATTTACTTAGAAATAAAGATGATACTTATAATGCCTTTTTATCCTATAAGTCTGAAGTAGAAAATCAACTTAATAAAAGGATAAAAAGAATTAGATCAGATAGGGGTGGAGAATATTTAACTTTAGATAACCTTTGTGAACAGGAAGGCATAATACATGAAATAACTCCACCTTATTCTCCAGAATCTAATGGAGTagctgaaaggaaaaatagaacgttaaaagaaatgatgaacTCTATGTTAATTAGTTCTCATGCTCCAGATAATTTATGGGGAGAAGCTATATTATCTGCATGTCACTTACAAAATAGAATCCCACATAAAAAGACTGGCAAAACACCTTATGAGTTATGGAAAAATTATAAAccaaatttgaaatatttaaaagttTGGGGGTGTCTTGCTAAAGTCTTGTTGCCTGAacctaagaaaaggaaaataggtTCTAAAACTTCTGATTGTATGTTTATTGGATATGCTGAACATAGTGCTGCATATAGATTTCTTGTGTTAAGAAGTGATATACTTGATTGTAATACAATTATTGAGACAAAGAATGCTGAATtttttgaacatatttttccaCTGTCTAGTAAAATTTCTCATGCACCTGTTGAAATAAATAAGGAAATTATTCcaattgaggaattaagaaggagcaaaaggccaagaaaagaattttcattTGCAAATGAATTCCAAACATTTCTTGTTGATAATGATCCTTTAACATACTCCGATGCTATTTCTTCTCCTGAgtgtaaattttggaaagaagCAATTAAATCTGAAATTGATTCTATCTTGTCAAATAAAACTTGGATTTTGGTAGACTTACCTCCTGGTGCAAAACCTATTGGTTGCAAAtggatttttaaaagaaaatataactctGATGGCTCTATAGAAAAGTACAAAGCTCGTTTAGTAGcaaaaggattttctcaaaaataaaatattgattattttgatacATTTGCACCAGTAACTAGAATTGCGTCTATTcgagttttatttgctttagctTCTATCCATAAACTTGttattcatcaaatggatgtcaaaacagcctttttaaatggtgatttagaagaagaaatttatatGTTTCAACCTGAGGGATGTATTGTATCTGGATAAGAAAATAAGGtttgtaaactaattaaatctctttatggcctaaaacaagctcctaaacagtggcatgagaaatttgatcaagtatTGATGAAAGATGGATTTTCATCTGTAGAAGTGGATAAATGTGTATATGTCAAAATTATAAATGATCAATATGTGATAATCAGTTTAtatgtggatgacatgcttATATTTGGTACTAGTCTAGATATTGTAAATAGTACTAAATATTTTTTGTCTTCTaattttgatatgaaagatTTGGGTGAAGCCAAAATAATATTGGGTGTTAAAATCATAAGAAAATGTGATGGTATAATGTTGTCACAAGAACATTATACAGAGAGACTTCTTAGgaagtttgaaaattatgatGTGACACCTGTGAGTACTCCTTATGATGCTAACactcaattaaagaaaaataatggtgaCCCAATTGCTCAGTCTAAATATGCTCAGATTATTGGGAGTCTGATGCATCTGATGAATTTTACTAGACCTGATATAGCTTATGCTGTATGTCGACTGAGTAGATATACTCATAATCCCAACCGTGAGCACTGGTTTGCATTAGTCAgactaatgaaatatttgagaggtACCATGAATTTTGGTATCCTGTATAGTGGATTTCCCACTGTATTAGAAGGTTATAGTGATGCTAATTGGATCTCTGATTCAAATGATACGAAATCCACTAGTGGTTATGTGTTCACCCTTGGTGGTGGTGCAATAGCATGGAAATCTGCTAGACAGACAATCATTGCTAGATCAACAATGGAGTCAGAGTTTGTAGCTCTGGAACTGACAGGGACTGAGGCCGAGTGGTTGAGAAATTTCTTAGCTAACATTCCTTCAACTAAGGATTTGTTGCCTCCTGTGTCCATACATTGTGACTGTCAAGCAGCGATTGCCATAGCTAAAAATAAATCGTATAATTGTAAAAGTCGACACATGAGCTTGAGACATGATGTCGTAAAGCAGCTGCTTAGAGATGGAATTATTTCCATTGATTATGTAAAGTCAGAGTTGAATTTGGCCGATCCTCTGACTAAACCCGTAGGAAGAAAATTGATTCTTCAAACTACAAAAGAAATGGGACTTCGACCAACAAGTTGTCAATAGAGACAGTAACCCAACCTATGTGATTGGTGATCCCATGAAGTAGGTTCATATGGGTAATAACAAGTCAATATTGATGGTAAAGCACTTCAATTTAAGTCCCTCCAGAGATAAGTGCTTTGAGTAAATGTGAGGATGAGTTAAAACTCTTAATGAATTCATATCCCATTAGGGAGGTGTAGTTAAAGCAATACACACTTGATGAATTCACCTATATGAGAGTGGAGTGGGGCCGCTCCTATAAGATTCATTGGTCAAATCTTTAGAGCTCTCATGAATAACCAGGCAGGCGCACGGCCAAAAAGCGCAAAATCGCGTTAACAGCAAATTATGGGTTGTAATGTGATTGATAAAATCTCTGTCACATATCAAGAGTTATTGGTTCATAGAAATTTATATTTCACCAATAATTCTGTAGATCATATTTTATCAATCTATGTTtggttcatagtccaaaagacaCCAATCTAATTACATTTCAACCAAATCCAGCAGAGTACTTTTAAAATTCTTCCTTTATCCaaagaatttttttgaaataggtgggagattgttgtaaaatatatagtatttcaaaaatattctttGTCCCACATCGAAAAAATGAGAAGTATTATTTTCTCTGTCCCACATTGAGAAGTGAGAAGGGTTGCAGTCTTTTGTCCCACATCGGAAGTGAGAAGGGTTGCACCTCACTCTGAAGTCTATAAATAGgattgataagtgactaatttacgtaataattgtatgatattttatattatttttagtcactttagttatattattggtagaatatgaatcattttggctataattggtgaaaaatgcttttaagtgattaaatgaggtttttatcactttttacttggattttgtgtattttgacagttttgacacattttcgtatttcggctataacttgagctacaatgatcggattaagatgattcttgaaccaatttgaagataagagatagatctacaactttggtgaagacatctaaatccagtttgaaggttttccaggtcaaaatgccgaattacaatagcaaatttctactggtcgaagctggaacagggcaatgagcaggcaagggtatttcagtcatatctcagcctacacagatccaaatgaggtgattcttgatgcattagaaagataactcaaaaggctacaactttcgtgttttcgacatgagctggttcagcctctaacatcaagaaaagattggttgaagttgggccaaaaacagagcaagtgatccacactcggatccactattcatccgaaccctcggttgtttctgggttagtggatccgagctcggatccatacggatccgaggtactgtagcagctcggatcactggtcagaaaaggctgctctgtacgcgtaaaaaatcaatttcacctccaccaactcacattggatgctagacatgtgagaaacattcccagctgtaaaagggagatgtaatcctcatttcttgaccacctttcatcattaaatagccaaatgcattgcaaaaaAGGAGAtggggagttcatagcagaaaatagagagagacatacgggagaagctggaagttgcagaaatgtagctctttcatctccctagtgttagtttagcttagtatagagtagtgtagcttttccattcttgtttattatctagattaggatgaagatgaaggatgaagaaggcaaggaagaaagctcatgtgacaagggttgtattccttccaaactctttatcttttgtatttgattccaagtttagttaatatacaagttctggattttgtgttcatatgtgtttctaaagtttataccttgggtttggttgaactttctataattgttagtgtttattatttggttatttgactgctatgatttgagcaagttatttagcactttagctcttgaaatcatgattaatctggtaccattaattgtgattatctaaggtgttgtttctgcaatgaaaattgagatttaacactagttcaagaagtgctaaacatagggagtacactcacgaaagtagaggtgcacttatgtggtttttagtgattcatttcatgtaatttcattgaagaaatgaacttgtagctaatttcataaccatgaaaataggtatggattagttatgagtatagttgattcactacgaaagtaggattcaaatgcataaggaaattacaccataattagcctaaatgtagtaattaatgatccaaatatagcacttgcatgagtagttagggataccacaacccaaggagctttcatttgttattttgtataatttcagtaggtttaatttgttataattcattgatagtctaaataatagagaagctttagtagtaccggtaattgcaatcttccttgtgggatcgacccttaataccctatactcgctcacgattcgtatacttgcgataaatcgcgtgtggggtatttaggagtttataaatgtaaaacttgattaggatgagcttaattgtatatgtatactccgcgcacgtcaaggATCCATTCCCTCCTCAGAAAATTACCCCAGCAGCTTCAGCTGATATCTTTTGATagctgctctctctctctctctctctctcttttatttttgttagttGATATCTTCCTGATAATTCTGTTCTCATcttcttttatatatatttatatatatctGCTGGTTTTAATTTGCTAGTTCTGGTCCTTCTAGTTTGCAACAAGAAGAAAGTTTGTCTCTCTTGTTCGCAATAAATAGAAGAAGGCTTGTTTAATCCTGGGAAAATATTTCAATTTCACgaaatagtttcttaggacagTGCTACGCACGACTCAAGCAGATAGTGTTAACATTGTTGTAGCCATTTATCCAACATAGTTACCTTGTAAACTGGGCCAAATCCTCCTCTTCCAAGTTTATTTGTGTCTGAGAAGTTATTTGTAGCAGCTAGTATGCTTTCCAGACTGAAATAGGGTACATCGATGAATTTATCATCCTCATCAACCAATTCTGCAGCTTGTCTTTCACTGTCGTCCAAGTAAGGCATGGGATTCCCTGGAATGCTTTTTTCAGTCTCTGACAGGGGACAAAAGTTAAGCACAAGTTAGATTTATATCTACCTTGGAAAATGTTTGAACCAGAGTGCAAAAAATGGTTGCGTAATTAGGGTCGTTTGCCACATTGACACCTTTTCTTTTTGCTATGATCCTCCTGTAAAAGGAGCAGGTTAAGGTGCCAGCAAGTAAAACTACAGCAATCACTGTGGTAACAATAATCACAGTGACAAGAGTCACTGATATTGATGGATTTTCACGTTTTGAGCTTGTCCCTTCTGACTGGTTTGTATTAGCCAGATTTTCTGCAAAAGCGAAATTAACTGCTAAACAGAACAAAGTAATGCAAAAAACTTTACCTCCAATAGATCGTATGTTGATGCAATATTTTAAAGAATTATGTCAAGGAAAGGGTTACCTATACCAGAAACTGGTACACGAATTGAGAGATCGTGGCCACCATCAACATACTCCTGTAAATTAGTAAGTTCAGAAGTCCAAATCAAGCAACTAGATCCACCACCATTATTTCGACTTCGATTGTCAAATCCAGCATAATAGTATGCCTGGCATGCACAATCGCTGAGACAGTACTCCTGTCTGCACGTATCCTCGCTGTCCGCAGCATATAGGATGTCCGGTTTCTTCACTTTCATCAActtcaaattgaagaatgtGTCTGGTTTGGAGGTGTTATTGCATATATGCAACTCCCTTTCACAACCGCCACTAAAATCTCCAGTTTTCCAAGCATCAGGAAAGACGGGCTTGAATCCTGGCagaaaatcacaattcaaaccCCCACTTTTGAGATTACAGCTACCATAATTACCACAAGGGTTATAGACACTACACGCATCATGGGGCTCCTTCCACATCAATGACCATCCATCCTGTTCCCGACGGTAAAACTGTATCTCTCCAGAGGGATTCATCAACAACCTAGTATTTGCATAAGAATCTAGTGCTTGCGAATAGTTTAAGCTAGTATTTGCTGAACCAGGATTATTTGAAGAATATGCACTGGAAGATATATAAGTAGCCTGTTCAACACTACGGCTAAAATTCGATAAGAAGAAGGCCACAAAGTAAGGCAGTTCATCAGAACCTGATTGATCACTTTTCCAGTGCGGTTCTATTTTTCCCTTCATGATCTTGTGCAGCCTATTTTCTTGATCTTGCTCAAATGTGAAGTTCCCAGTTGCAGGATTGCCAATATCCATCCAGGAAACCAACTTCAAACCTCCATCCATCTTCATGCCAGGAAGAAAACTATCAGTTGGTTCGGCAAAGCTTTGCCATAGGATATTTCCTGAGCTCCCATCAATCAGTACCAAATTCCCTGAATCCAGCAGCTTCAGGGTCCTGTTAACAGGGCTAGATCTTTCAAGCGTAGTATTGAAATATGAAGTTCCCATCTTATCCACCAACTTGAGATTGCCATCTTCACCTATGAAAAAGTTTCCAGGTACATATGGTAACGGTGCATCTCTGTTGGCAATCCATACAACTGTTCGTGGACTCAAGTTGTAATACCATATGCCTACGTATCTTCCAGTATTAATGTTATCTTCAGGATCGAAGAAGCCCAGTTCAAATCCTTTCCCAGCGGATATAATAGTTGTGCCATCACCTGGCAATAAACTGTTAGAACTGATGGTGTCTCTTGCTACACATGATTGGAAGTTACTAGTCTCCAGTACTACAAGTAACAAGAAACTC
Above is a genomic segment from Coffea eugenioides isolate CCC68of chromosome 5, Ceug_1.0, whole genome shotgun sequence containing:
- the LOC113771718 gene encoding G-type lectin S-receptor-like serine/threonine-protein kinase At4g03230, whose product is MQPAAISLSFLLLVVLETSNFQSCVARDTISSNSLLPGDGTTIISAGKGFELGFFDPEDNINTGRYVGIWYYNLSPRTVVWIANRDAPLPYVPGNFFIGEDGNLKLVDKMGTSYFNTTLERSSPVNRTLKLLDSGNLVLIDGSSGNILWQSFAEPTDSFLPGMKMDGGLKLVSWMDIGNPATGNFTFEQDQENRLHKIMKGKIEPHWKSDQSGSDELPYFVAFFLSNFSRSVEQATYISSSAYSSNNPGSANTSLNYSQALDSYANTRLLMNPSGEIQFYRREQDGWSLMWKEPHDACSVYNPCGNYGSCNLKSGGLNCDFLPGFKPVFPDAWKTGDFSGGCERELHICNNTSKPDTFFNLKLMKVKKPDILYAADSEDTCRQEYCLSDCACQAYYYAGFDNRSRNNGGGSSCLIWTSELTNLQEYVDGGHDLSIRVPVSGIENLANTNQSEGTSSKRENPSISVTLVTVIIVTTVIAVVLLAGTLTCSFYRRIIAKRKGVNVANDPNYATIFCTLVQTFSKVDINLTCA